The Deltaproteobacteria bacterium sequence AAACCTGCCAGGAAACCCTGAACAAGGTTAATAATAACAAATATGATGTTATCTTGCTGGACCTCTCCATGCCCGGACGGGGAGGACTGGAGATAATCCAGGACATCAAAAATTCTAAGCACCAGCCACCGATCCTTATTTTAACGGCCTACGCAGAGGAGCAGTATGCTTTGCGGGCCCTTAAATCAGGCGCCTCGGGCTATCTGGTTAAAAAAAGCGCACCTCATGAGCTGGTGACTGCCATTAAAAGGGTATCCTCAGGAGGTAAGTATATAAGCCTGGCTCTTGCTGAAAAGCTGGCATTCAGTCTTGCTTCTGATGTAAAGCTTCCCCATGAATCTCTGTCTAACCGTGAATACCAGGTTATGTCAATGATAGCCTCAGGGAAAATGGTTAATGAAATTGCCGGTGAGCTTTCCCTTAGCGTCAAAACAATCAGTACCCACAGGGCAAGAATTCTTAATAAAATGGGGATGAAAAGCAATGCCGAGATAACCTATTATGCCATTAAACAGGGGCTGGTAGATTGATTTATCGGCTTTACCTCCTTAACCGTCTCCCGCAGTTTAATTCTCACCACAGCTATGAGTGATTTTTATCGCATGTTGAAAATAGGGGCAGTTTATAACCACCCTATTGCAAAGGAAGGCTTAACGCATGTTTTGGCTGATTCTTACCAAAGTATCCTTGTTCATGCTGCTGAATCCTGATTGATCACATTGAATGAGTACTAGGAATCTGTCCTACAAGAAATACTAAATAGGACTACGCGCTTTTATTGTCAGGACTACAGGAAATACAGACACCTTCCCATTTTATTACCGGCATTGTTTAAGTATTATTAAAGTAAGCTTCCTTTTACAGATTCCCATGGCAGCTATCCCATCTTGAAAAGTTATATTAATTTTCATTATGAAGAGAGGACTTATGAAAAAAAGAACTGTACTTATTGTCGATGATGAACCTGGAATTCTCCGTTCTCTGGCTTTGTACCTTAAAGATGAATTTCGTGTATTAAAGGCTGCATCAGGCCTTGAAGCCTGGCAGGTTATTCAGCGGCTGCACATAGATTGGCTTGTAACGGATTTAAAAATGCCCGGTATGGGAGGCCTGGAATTATTGGAAAAGGTGAGAGGCAGCGGTTACAAAATGAAAGTTATTTTGTCATCAGGTTATGTCAATGATGTTGAAGACAAGGTCTGTCTTCTGAAGATTGATCATTGTCTTCAAAAACCTTATTCACCCATTACGCTTGTAGAAATACTGAGGTCCTGCTGAAAAGAAGCCATTTGGTAATCATAGAGTAAAGGGAGGTAATTATGGAAAAGGAAACGATTCTAATCGTAGAGGATGATGAAAGGTTTAGGAAAATGCTTTCCTTTTTATTTATTGCCAAAGGTTTCAATGTCAAGACCGCCTGTGATGGTATGGATGCCTGGGATTATCTTGCAGAGAATAGGCCTTCATTAATTATTCTTGATCTCGTTATGCCCGGAATGGATGGATTTTCACTCTATAAAAGAATCAAGGAGCAGGACAGGTTAAATATGATGCCCGTGATCATTTTAACGGGGCTTTCAATGCAGGAGATTATTGGAAAATTTGAGTCTGTTGATTTAAAGCGCTACTTGAGAAAGCCTTTCAGGACGGCTGACATTATGACAATGACGGCCGACGTCCTCAACAATCAGGGGGAGAAGCGGTCACTGCAAAGGTTGCATCCAGGCCAGGGAACATAATGAAGCAGGCAAAACTTAAGGGAAGCTCTAATAATTTATGGTCCCTGTCTGCGGGTTCAAAAAAGTGAACTTTTACGTTAAAAGTTTTACCTCCAGACTTGCTCTCGTCTGTTATTTTTACTTTGAACCTGATTTTGTTAATTCCTTTATATTCTATGAATTATTAGAGGTTCCCTTAAGTTAATAGAGGTGCTGAGAGTATGGGGGATCAGGACATTATTTTTTCACTCAAGCCATGAGGAGGTTAAGATTATGAAATGTTTGGCCATAGATGATTCAAGCACTGTTCGATTAGCTCTCAAACTTGTCCTGGAAAGTCAGGGTTATAAGATGGACATGGCCGTTGATGGTGAAGATGCTATGAGAAAAATCAGGGTGTCAAGTGATTTTGATCTGATTATTACCGACATTAATATGCCTAATATGGATGGTCTTGCTTTTATTAAAGAAATCAGAACGTTTTCCAATTACAGTTCGACTCCCATACTTGTTGTAAGCACTGAAACAAAACCCGAAAAGATGGAGGAAGGGAAAAAGGCAGGTGCAAGCGGCTGGATTGCAAAACCTTTTAAACCTAATGAACTGATAAGCATATTAAAGAGTATAAAAGAAAAAGTCTCTTCTCAGGTCGCCTGAAGAATACTTTAGATATGACGGTTTTATGTAAGAAAAGAGGCTGTATATTTTATCGCCTCCCTTCCCTTGATATTGCCCAGTTGCGGCGCCGGTCTTTCAGGATTCATAATTTCCTCAATTCATGAATCCACCCCCAGCCGGCGCCGCTTATTTTTATTCCACTTTAGCCAGATGAGGAAGTAAATAGAGATATTTACGAGAAGCAGCGCTGTGCCGAGCAGTAGCTGAATTTCCCTGGTAAGCTCACCGGGATAGATGACAGGCAGGAGGTAATGTTCAATAAAACTTCTATTATATCCCGTTTCCCCTGCCATTGCTCTTAACCTGTTTTCAAGGGGGGTAAGGGGACAGATCCAATGGAAATATTCTATCAGTATCCCCCACAGCAGAAGAGGAAGATGAAAGCAGGCGGCCTTTTTCCATTTAAATGTCAAAAGACCGCCGAATATGATGAAGAGTATGAAAAGGAAGTGGATAAGGAGGACAATGTCGGCAAGAAGCGTATAATTCATTTTCTTGGCGCTTTATGCGGGAAGGACCGTTGACGTAACTTTAATGGTAAAAGGTTTTTCACAGAAACCTGCTTATTTTTCTTTCCCCATTGTTCCGACAGGCATGATGCCCAGCGGTTCTTCATGTATATTGAGAACTTTCTTTACCCCCCTATCGTAAAAAGCGCCGACAAATACGGTGCCGAGATCAAGTGAGCGGGCCTGTAAATAGATGTTTTGAGCAATATGGCCCACTTCCATGTGAACATAGCGAATGCCTCTGTCCCTGTATTTTACGGTCGTTCGCTCATATACAGCTGTTATGATGATGACGGCAGCGCCCTCTTTGATGCACTCCTGCCCGAGCGCTGCTTCTGCCAGCTTATCTCTAAAGTCCCCTTCTGCAACTGTCTGCATATCATGCTCCTCAGGTCTGTATCGGTAAATGCCCTGGGGGAGGTTTTCCACGTAGCCTGCAAGGAGGTAGATTTCCATAGGGTAAAGGGCGCCCGCCGAAGGGGCCGTTCTCATACCGTCGGAAGACGTTATTCCCTGAGCAGCCCAGAGCAGTTGAGACACTTGGGCAAGTCTTAACTTTTTGCCGGAATATTCCCTTACAGATCTTCTTTTTTGAAGTGTTTTTTCAAGTGAAAACTTGCCATTTAAAATTGGTGGAGGCAGCTTAATGGATTCCGGTATTGTTTTGTTTTTTGCCATAAGCGAACCTGTCAGGGCCAATAATATAATACAAGCTGAAGCAGTTTTTTTCAGTATGCTCATTTCCAAAGCCTTTCCAGGGGGAAGGACTGTACAAAAAGAAGCAGAACTCTCTCCACTGACTACATGGAAAGACGACTAATAACATCCTTGAGAAAGGCCTCCTGTTCTTTCAGCGCCTCTCTGTATTTTTTTGAATCTGTATCGGCTACTTCCATCCTGAGGTCGGAAAGATAGCTTTCAAGTATTTCTTTGAGCATCATTTCTTCCTTGCCGGTGAGTATCAGTTTTGCCATTTTTTTCTCCTTTTTGTTTTCAGTTTGCCAGAGAATCTTAAGTAGTGTCCATCCAGAAACTATAATAAATCAAACTATGTTTTCAATTCGGAAAGGAGGGGTTTTTTGCAAGGTCAAGGAAATCAAGGGTTTCGCCGAGTCGTACTGCTGTACGTCGCACAAGCAAATCTGAAGATTGACGCAGAGATTGCGAAAAAGCACCCTTGACCGATGAAAACTAAGTAACATTCTAAAATATAGTGTAGCAGGCTGTCCCCCTTTTCGCTAGTTGAGGGGGTATTGATTACGGCTAAAATTGTCTTGACTTACTTTTCTGCCCTGATTAAATATGAAACTATATGCTGAATTATTTATTTCAATCTGAAAGGGGAATAGAGGAATGGACGATACCTTTAAATACGCCGATCAATTGGGACCGCTTAAAATTATGCATGTTCATGAACCGAAAATAGGTCTTAAGGGGATTCTTGTTGTCGACAATGTGGCTGCCGGCCCATCCATAGGGGGGCTGAGAATGGCGACGGATGTAAGCCTCGATGAGTGTTTCAGGTTGGCGCGGGCTATGACGATGAAGAATGCAGCCGCCGGCCTGGCACATGGTGGAGGCAAGTCGGTTCTCTTCGGTGACCCCTATATGCCGCTTGATCAAAAAGAAGAACTCATCAGATGCTTTGCCGCAGCGCTTAAAGGGGAAGAGCATTACATTTTCGGTCCCGATATGGGTACCGACGAAGTCTGCATGGCCTGGATAAAAGATGAAATAGGGCGCTCTGTCGGCCTTCCGGCTGAAGTGGGAGGCATTCCTCTCGATGTGATAGGCGCTACCGGTTTCGGCATCAGTGTTGTCGCAGACATTGCCATAAAATACTGTGATTTTGATATGAAGGGCGCCCGCATCGTCGTTCAGGGTTTTGGATCAGTCGGTAAGCATGGAGCAAGGTTTTTAACGGAAAAAGGGGCTGTCCTTGTCGGCGCTGCCGACAGCAGAGGCTCCGTCTATAACCCTGATGGTTTGGATGTAGAGGCGCTTATGAACCTTAAGAAGGAAGGGAAAACCGTCGCTGATTATAAAGAAGGTAAAAAAGGGGACAGGGAGGACGTTATTGCTATGGAGTGCGACATATGGATACCTGCAGCCCGGCCCGATGTTATTCATGATGACAATGCAGATCGACTCAAAACAAAGCTAATTATTTCCGGCGCAAACATCCCTGTCACCCATTCAGCGGAAAAGGCTCTCCATGAAAGAGGCATATTGTGTGTTCCCGACTTTATTGCCAATGCCGGGGGCGTCATCTGCGCTGCCGTCGAATATCACGAGGGTAATGAAACCATTGCTTTTCAAACCATTGAAGAAAAGATACATACCAATACGAAAGAAGTGCTTGAAAGGATGGATAAGGAGAGAATTCTTCCCAGGCAGGCGGCAGTTGAACTGGCTACAGAAAGGGTGAAAAATGCCATGACTTATAAGCGGTGGAATGTTTTTTGAGGGGGGTAGCCTTTTAAAAAGCAGGAAGGCAGGAATGACAACTCCCTGCAATCGAAATCAATTCCCGCTATACTTAAACAGATAAGCAAACCTTAACCCGGAGGCAGTATGTATCGTATCCGCTTTCATGGCCGTGGTGGGCAGGGTATGAAAACGGCAAGCCGCATTCTCGGCGCTGCTTTTTTTCTGGAAGGGTATCAGGTTCAGGATGCGCCGCGATATGGAGCAGAAAGACGCGGCGCTCCCATCTTTGCCTATGTGCGGGCCGCAACAGAGACTATCCACGAAAGGGGAATTATCGCAGTTCCTGATCTTGTCATTGTTGCTGATGATTCCCTTGTTGCTATTCCTGCGGCGGCTGTATTGCAGGGTGTCGGCAAAGAAACAGTTCTTCTCATCTACAGTGAAGAATCACCGGAAACTTGGAAAGAGCGCCTGAATATTGACTGCATGCTGCTTACATTACCCCCCTTTGACGTTACCGAATCCTTTGATATCCGGTTTATAGGCGCTGCATGTGCCGGCGCTTCAGCGCGGTTGACCGGTATTATCTCGCCGGAATGTCTTAAATCAGCCATCGAAGAAGAACTGCATTTGCAGGGTAAGGAAATCATAAAGATTAATTGTCAACGGGCCATGGCGTCTTATGAAGAAATGGCGGAGCATGACGGAAGTGTAGAGGAAAAACAGCACGTCAGGGCAGACGATTACGTCCCTCCCGACTGGATCGATATTCCTTTTGAAGCAGCCAGAATTTCAGCTCCTGCCATTTTCGGTTCAGCTACAAGTGAACTTATCAAGACAGGTCTCTGGCGAACGCTTAAACCGGTTATAGACTACCATGCCTGCAACCATTGCTGGTGGCTGTGCAGCGCCTTTTGTCCTGACGGCGCGATTAATGTGGGTGAAGATGGAAGACCTGAAATTGATTATGAACATTGCAAGGGTTGCCTCATTTGCATGATCCAGTGTCCACCCCACGCTATCAGGGCAGAAGCGGAGCATGAAGGGAAAGGGAGGTAAAATGGAACGACAGAGCATAGAGAAGCTCTGAAATTAGACAGAGATTGACAGGGATTTATTATGATTTTCACAGCTTTGAATCATAAATAATCTGTGAAAATCAGTGTCAAAATATCTAATCAAATAATACGATTAAAAAGATGATAAAGAAACTGCTCACAGGAAACGGAGCCGCCGCCTGGGGCGCCAGGCTGGCCGGGGCCGACTACATTCCGGCCTTTCCCATTACGCCGCAAACGGAAATTATCGAAACGCTCGCCGCCTGGATCGATGGCGGCGACTTTAAAAGCAAGCTGGTAACGCTTGAGTCGGAGCATTCCATGATAACAGCGGCAGGTTCTGCCGCAGCGACAGGGGTACGTGTCTTTACGGCCACCTCAAGTCAGGGACTTCTTTACGGCATGGAGATGTTATATACGGTGGCAGGCTGGCGGGCGCCTTTTGTCATGGTCAATGTTTCCCGTGGCCTCTCGGCTCCTATTACGCTCGAACCGGATCATAATGATATTCTGGCTGCACGTGATTCCGGTTTTCTCCAGATCCACTGCGCAACCTGCCAGGAGGTGCTTGATGCCGTCCTTATTGCCTATCGCCTGGCGGAAGATGAGAAAGTAAGGCTTCCCGTCATTGTTAACCTGGACGGTTTTTACCTCTCCTTTACACGCGAGCCTGTAGAGATACCCCATAAAGAGGAGGTGGCAAGGTTTTTGCCCTCTTATGACCCTGAAAATATACGCTTTCGCGCAAGTACACCGGTAAGTCAGGCCGTGGCCGTTCTTGGCGGCGGCCCTTATTCCTATTTTCGATATGAAACGCACCTTGCTTCACTTAATGCGCTTACTGTTTTTGATAAAATATCAGAAGAGTTTAATGAATATTTTGGCCGCACATACGATGCTGTTGAATCCTATAAAGCTGATGATGCCGGAATTGTCTTCCTTATGATAGGCGCCTTTGCCACCAAGGCGAAAGATGCTGTTGACAGGCTCCGCGAGGCGGGACAAAAAGTGGGACTCATCCGGCCACGGCTGATTCGCCCCTTTCCCGTGGAAAGTTTGATAAGGCATTTAAGGGGGAAAAGAGGGGTAGCCCTTATCGACCAGAATCTTTCTGTGGGAAATGGCGGTATCCTTTATTCTGAAATTGCCGCTGCGCTTTATGGCGTGAAAGATGCGCCTCTTATTGCAAGTTTTATAGGGGGGCTTGGCGGGCGGGACATTAGCCGGGAAGAGTTTTTTGAGATAACCGGGGTAGTCAATGAGGCCGTTGAAAAAGGAGAAGCGCCGTCACCGCGGCTGCTTTACAGGGAGTGTGAACTTAAAGAGCTGAGAAAGCTTCAAACACTGGCTCATGTGGAAAGGCAGGGGAGGGAAGGGGAAGGCTAGAAACGTTCCCTCATCTGTCATGCTGAGCTTGTCAATAGATTTGGGGGATTTGGGGGATTTGGGATTATAATCGATAGCGTTGTGCAGGACAAAGCGATGACGGAACCGAAAATAAGAAAAATAAGTGATCTTCCCTCAAGCCACCTGCTGGGCACAGGTACAGCCATGTGTTCCGGTTGTGGAGGACTTGAGGCAGTTCACCAGATCTACGATATACTGGGTGAAAAAACGGTTTTTATCAATGCCGCAGGCTGTATGACGCTCCTTTCTGTTTATCCCTTTACCCCCTTTCGAGGTTCATGGCTTTATACGGCCATGGCTTCCGCGCCGGCAGGGGCGCAGGGGGTAAGAGACGCACTCGACATTCTTATAGCGAAAGGATTGCCTGAAGAGGAGGACCTTCAGGTTGTGGTTCTCACCGGTGACGGTTCAGCCTATGGTATGGGCCTTTCAGCCACATCGGCAGCTATGGAGCGTAACCTCGATTTTATCTACCTCTGTTACGATAACGAGGGCTACGGCAATACGGGGCAGCAGTATTCAGCCTCTACTCCCCACGGCGCAAAGACCTCTACCAGCAAAGGCCCTTCCGGTTTCAGGGGCTACAAAAAGGACCTCTTTTCCATCTGGGCGGCCCACAAGCCCTCCTACCTTGCCACCGTGACAGGCGCTGAACCGCTCGACCTTGCCAGAAAGATAGAGAGGGCAAAAGAGATGAAGGGCCCCCGCATGATCATTGCCCTTTCCCCCTGCCCCACAGGTTGGGACTACGATCCGAGCCAATCCGTAGAAGTGGGAAAATTGGCCGTAAAAACCGGTGTCTGGCCCCTCAAGGAATATGCAGACGGCAAGGTAATTCATACAAAAACCCCGAAGGAAAGGCTCCCCGTTGAAGCCTATCTCGAAAAACAGGGCCGCTTCGCTCACCTCTTTGAGCCGAAGCGGAATGAGGAATTGATCGGTGAGATTCAGAGGGGGATCGATGAATATTGGGATGGGGAGTGATTGTCTCTAAAGTGCGGGATGGGCGCAAGGCCGTGAAAGCCGTCAATGATTTCCGATTCCGGTTTTTACCACATTTTAGGACAATAAGTGATATGGAATTTTCAGTCTTATGAAAAGTTTTTATGAAAAAAATAAACAAAAGCTATTTCCATAGAGGCGCTCAATTTCCTCTCCTGGGAGCGACCATTCCTGAACATTTCTTGTCTGTTGCCGACAGCTTTCCTGACGGTGAAGCCCTTGTTTCCCTCCCCCAGGGGAGGCGGCTCACATATAAAAGACTTGCCGCAGCAATAGATGAACTGGCCCGGGGGCTTATAGGCCTCGGTTTCAAAAAGGGAGACCCTATCGGTATCTGGGCGACGGACAATATTGAATGGCTCCTTCTCCAGATGGCAACGGCCCGCATCGGTGTCATTCTCGTTAATATTAATCCTGCTTATAAATCATCTGAGTTGGCCTATGCGCTGAGGCGATCTGAAGTGCAGGGTTTATTCCTTATCCCTTCTTTTAAAAACAGTGATTATGTGAAGATGGTCCTTGAACTGGTTCCGGAAGTCGAAAGGAGCGCCCCCCATGAATTGAGGTCAATGGAATTTCCCAATTTAAGGCGCCTTGTACTCTACGATGCGGCATCTCCCATGGAAACGGTAAGGCCACAGGCAGGTTTTACCCTCTGGCAAGAGGTTATTCATGCGTCAAAAGCTGTTTCAACTGACGAGCTTGATCTTATTACCTCCCGTCTCGACAGGGACGATCCTGTTAATATCCAGTATACTTCGGGAACAACGGGTTTTCCCAAGGCTGTAGTTCTTAGCCATCACAATATTCTCAATAATGCCTGGTTTTGCGCCAAAGCCCTTCATTTTACGGAGACCGACCGGCTTTGCGTCCCTGTTCCCTTTTATCACTGCTTCGGTATGGTGCTGGCCAACCTGCTCTGCCTTTCCGTCGGCGCCTGTATCGTCATACCTGCCGAACACTTCGATCCCCTCAAGGTAATGGAGGCTGTGGAAAAGGAAAAATGCACCGCCCTTCACGGCGTTCCCACCATGTTTATTGCCCAGCTCGAACATGCCCGGTTCAATAATTTCGATCACTCAACACTCAGAACAGGGATCATGGCAGGCGCCCCCTGTCCGCCGCCGCTCATGACGCAAGTCATGGAAGATATGAAGTGCCGCGAAATTCTCATCGGTTACGGCCAGACGGAGGCCTCGCCGATCACCCATTTGACGCTTATCGACGATAGTATGGAGCGGCGCACAGAGACGGTGGGAAAGAACCTCCCCCACCAGGAGGTTAAGATTATCAACCATGATACGGGTGAAACAGTCCCGCTCGGTGAAACAGGTGAAGTCTGTTTCCGGGGCTATCACGTCATGCAGGGTTATTATGGTGATGAAGAAGCGACGCACAAGGCCATCGACAGGCATGGCTGGCTCCATTCGGGTGATCTTGGCGCCATGGATGAAGAGGGTTATGTAAAGATTACAGGGCGGCTCAAAGAGATGATTATCAGGGGAGGAGAAAATATTTATCCCCGGGAGATTGAAGAATTTTTATTTACTCACCCCAAAATTGCCCAGGTGGCTGTTTTCGGCATTCCTCATGATTATTATGGTGAAGAGATCATGGCCTGGATAGAGCTTCACAGCGGTGAAAGCGCTACGGAAGGGGAAATAAAAGCTTTCTGTAAGGATAACATTGCCCACTATAAGGTTCCCGGACATATTCGCTTTGTCAAGGAATTCCCCATGACGGTAACAGGAAAGCTTCAAAAGTTCAGGATGCGTGAAATTACTATTGGAGAGATGAAAAAAGGTAAGTAATTTTTTTCCAAAACGAGTTGCCTGCAAAAAGTTTCACTAAAGGGATGATATAAAAACAGGGTCCTCTTCCCTTGCGAAGTGAGATAAACTCAACAATATAAAGCCTTCTTTTTTATTGCCCCTTTCACCTGTAAAAAAGGAACATTTCTTGCGTCACAAAAAAAATGAGATGGATATAAACTTCTTGCAGGAGGAGTATTTCAGAACTTAGCTAGAGCGGATAAGAGGGTGTTATCCTGGAATCTTTTTCTTTTTTCCTGTCTAAATGACAGACAGGAAATATAAAAGGAGGGGCTAAAAATGGAACCTGTCATTTTTGCAATTATTCTCATACTTTCGACATGGATGTGGTGGGAAAACCAGTGCACACATTTCAATTCACATCATCCCGGCGAAGATAATAAGGATGATTTGAGGTGGATATTCAGGGCAAACGGCATCGAACCAGATGAAATGACTTATTTGAGTGTCATGAAGCTCGTTGAAGAGGGCAATCTGGATGACGCCGTTGAATTGATCTGTTCAAGCTGCCATTCTTCCCATGTTGTTTCAAAACGGATAACCTGGCTCCTTGACCATGAAGTTACAGCCAAAATGATGGACAAGTCATCGGCCTTTTTTATATGGTCTGTGGCTATTATTTTTCCGGCCGTCACTATTATCTCCATATTGTTCTGGTCCTTGACATTGCTTTAGATTTTTAATGGACAAAGGGAAGCTCTAAAGTTTTCAGGCAGGCTTTTCCAATAGATTTCCCCTCCTCCATTTGTTTGTCTGTCTTTTCAAACTCACTTTTATTGTATGCAGGATTTAGTTACTCCCAAACGATAAATGAAACAAGCGACTTTTTCCTTTCTAACATTCTTCTTTTTTTATAAGATAATAGTACAGTCGAAAAGTTGTCCTTACTCTTAATTCCCATTAGATATATTTCCACTGTTTTACAGCGGAGGGGAAGCTTTTTTATGGGAAACTGCAAATGAAAGGATAAAATGATGATAAAGAAGGAAGTTGTCCTCATGCCGGTTTTGTTTTTTTTCCTCTACCCGCTTCAATCCTTTGGAGGGTCACCGGCATATGTAGGGAACAAGGGGTGCAGCTGCCACAAGGTAGAGATGACGGACTGGGAATTAAGCGCCCATGGCAGGGCCTTTGATACCTTGAAAAAGGGCAGAAAAGAGAGAGAAAAAATAAGGGCAAAGCTCGACCCTGAAAAAGATTACACAAAGGATAGAAAATGCCTTAAGTGCCATACGACGGGCTACAGAAAAAATGGCGGTTTTGTGGACCTTAAATCGACACCTCTCATGGCTGGTGTTGGTTGTGAATCATGTCACGGGCCCGGGAGCGAGTATCGCACATTGCATGAGGATAATCCCGCCAGAATAGATCGTAATAAAGAAAAGGCCTATGGCGCCGTTTATGGTTCGGAAGATGCAGCCGTATGCACCTATTGCCATAATGAAAATAGCGGACATTTTGACAGGCATTCCGGGAAAAAATATGAATTTGACTGGAAAAAAGCCTTGAAGAATAAAAGAAGTTACCACCGTAAGAAGGTATTTAATAAACCCAATTTTTTCTAGCCTGACAGAGGTCATCAAAGAGCGCTCCGGGGGAATGCCGTTTTAGATATGCCTTTTAAAGCAAGAGGAGTGTACTTTCTGTGGAGAGAAAACTCTCTAAATTCAACATAAGCGCCAAGTTCCTGGGCGCCATCGGCATCATCCTTGCCATTTTTACCGCATGGGATATTAGCTACAATGCGGAAAAAGAGAAAAAAATTACGGAAAAAGTGGTGAAAGACTGGGCTTTTTTCTTTGCAGAGAATGTGAGAGTCACACTTAATGAACTGATGAGAAAAGACCGG is a genomic window containing:
- a CDS encoding cytochrome c family protein, with amino-acid sequence MMIKKEVVLMPVLFFFLYPLQSFGGSPAYVGNKGCSCHKVEMTDWELSAHGRAFDTLKKGRKEREKIRAKLDPEKDYTKDRKCLKCHTTGYRKNGGFVDLKSTPLMAGVGCESCHGPGSEYRTLHEDNPARIDRNKEKAYGAVYGSEDAAVCTYCHNENSGHFDRHSGKKYEFDWKKALKNKRSYHRKKVFNKPNFF